A genomic region of Mycobacterium sp. Aquia_213 contains the following coding sequences:
- the sdhC gene encoding succinate dehydrogenase, cytochrome b556 subunit produces the protein MWSWVLHRITGATIFFFLFVHVLDTALVRVSPQTYNEVIATYKTPIVGLMEFGLVAAVGFHALNGIRIILIDFWAEGPRHQKTMLWVIAVVYLLVMVPAAVAIGIHMMEHFR, from the coding sequence ATGTGGTCGTGGGTGCTGCATCGCATCACCGGCGCGACGATCTTCTTCTTCCTGTTCGTGCATGTCCTGGACACCGCCCTGGTCCGGGTCAGCCCGCAGACCTACAACGAAGTGATCGCCACCTACAAGACGCCGATCGTCGGCCTGATGGAGTTCGGCTTGGTCGCCGCGGTGGGATTCCACGCACTCAACGGGATCCGCATCATCTTGATCGACTTCTGGGCGGAAGGACCCCGCCACCAGAAGACGATGTTGTGGGTCATCGCCGTCGTCTATCTGTTGGTCATGGTGCCCGCGGCGGTGGCCATCGGCATTCACATGATGGAGCACTTCCGATGA
- a CDS encoding succinate dehydrogenase hydrophobic membrane anchor subunit translates to MSSPDLQLGRGEVAPVLQRSRDRPPSLDNPRSPRRRSGIPNFEKFAWLFMRFSGVALVFLAIGHLFIMLMWENGVYRIDFNYVAQRWASPFWQFWDLSLLWLAQLHGGNGLRTIIDDYSRKNSTRFWLNSLLLLSMGFTLVLGTYVLMTFNPDVGG, encoded by the coding sequence ATGAGCAGCCCGGACCTTCAGCTCGGCCGCGGCGAGGTGGCGCCGGTTCTGCAGCGCAGCCGCGACCGCCCGCCCAGCCTGGACAATCCGCGCTCACCGCGGCGGCGCTCCGGCATCCCCAACTTCGAGAAATTCGCGTGGCTGTTCATGCGGTTTTCCGGCGTCGCGCTGGTGTTCCTGGCGATCGGGCACCTGTTCATCATGCTGATGTGGGAAAACGGCGTGTACCGCATCGACTTCAACTACGTCGCGCAACGCTGGGCATCGCCGTTCTGGCAATTCTGGGACCTGTCGCTGCTGTGGCTGGCGCAATTGCACGGCGGCAACGGCCTGCGCACCATCATCGACGACTACAGCCGCAAGAACAGCACCCGGTTCTGGCTGAACAGCCTGCTGCTGTTGTCGATGGGGTTCACCTTGGTGCTGGGTACCTACGTGCTGATGACGTTCAACCCCGATGTCGGAGGCTGA
- a CDS encoding mycofactocin-coupled SDR family oxidoreductase produces MTERLAGKVAFITGAARGQGRAHAVRFAEEGADIIAVDICQQIDTVAYPLGCPEDLDETVNLVEKTGRRIVAEQADVRDFARLESVLANGVAELGRLDFVLANAGVGPGIGLDEPTVDSYVDAIDIMLNGVYGTIEAALPHLLTHGDGGAIVITSSAAGFKSIARDFGNRNPGLAGYTAAKHGVIGLMRYYATTLAEKEIRVNSVHPTGVATPMTQNEMMDGFLQQNPTLAAAFTNLLPVSVIDAEDVSEAMLYLCAKSGRYITGTTLTVDAGILLK; encoded by the coding sequence ATGACGGAGCGATTGGCAGGCAAAGTCGCGTTCATCACCGGCGCCGCGCGCGGACAGGGCCGTGCGCACGCCGTGCGATTCGCCGAAGAGGGCGCGGACATCATCGCCGTGGACATCTGCCAGCAGATCGACACCGTCGCCTACCCGCTGGGCTGTCCCGAGGATCTGGACGAGACCGTCAACCTGGTGGAGAAGACCGGGCGCCGCATCGTCGCCGAGCAGGCCGATGTCCGGGACTTCGCCCGTCTCGAGTCGGTGCTGGCCAACGGGGTGGCCGAGCTCGGCCGCCTCGACTTCGTGCTGGCGAACGCAGGTGTGGGGCCGGGCATCGGCCTCGATGAGCCGACGGTGGATTCCTATGTCGATGCGATCGACATCATGCTCAACGGCGTCTACGGCACGATCGAAGCGGCCCTGCCCCATCTGCTCACCCACGGAGACGGCGGAGCGATCGTCATCACCAGCTCGGCCGCGGGTTTCAAATCAATCGCGCGCGATTTCGGGAACCGGAACCCGGGTCTGGCCGGCTATACCGCGGCCAAACACGGGGTCATCGGGTTGATGCGCTACTACGCGACGACGTTGGCGGAGAAGGAGATTCGGGTGAACTCGGTGCATCCGACCGGGGTGGCGACGCCGATGACTCAGAACGAGATGATGGATGGCTTCCTCCAGCAGAACCCGACCCTCGCGGCGGCCTTCACCAATCTGTTGCCCGTCTCGGTGATCGACGCCGAGGATGTCTCCGAGGCAATGCTCTACCTGTGCGCGAAGTCCGGCCGCTACATCACCGGCACGACGCTGACCGTGGATGCCGGAATATTGCTCAAGTGA
- a CDS encoding aspartate aminotransferase family protein translates to MTDNLWLHFARHGAGITPPIITRGEGVTIYDDRGKSYLDGLSGLFTVQVGHGRTELAEVAARQASTLAFFPLWGYATPTAIELAERLAQYAPGDLNRVFFTTGGTEAVETAWKLAKQYFKLTGKPGKHKVISRAIAYHGTTQGALAITGLPRFKAPFEPVTPGGFRVPNTNFYRAPEPFGTDAKAFGQWAANRVAEAIEFEGPETVAAVFLEPVQNAGGSIPAPPGYFERVREICDTYDVLLVSDEVICAFGRIGSMFACDDIGYVPDMITCAKGMTSGYSPIGAMIASERLFEPFNDGETMFPHGYTFGGHPVSAAVGLANLDIFEREGINDHVKTNAPVFRATLEKLYDLPIVGDVRGEGFFYGVELVKDQATKQTFSETERRSLLGQVSSALFEAGLYCRTDDRGDSVVQLAPPLISGQAEFDTIESILRGVLSEAYTRL, encoded by the coding sequence ATGACTGACAATCTTTGGCTGCACTTCGCCCGGCACGGCGCGGGCATCACGCCGCCGATCATCACCCGCGGCGAGGGCGTCACCATCTACGACGACCGCGGCAAGAGCTACCTGGACGGGCTGTCCGGGCTGTTCACCGTGCAGGTCGGCCACGGCCGCACCGAACTCGCCGAGGTCGCGGCCCGGCAAGCGAGCACGCTGGCGTTCTTCCCGCTGTGGGGATACGCCACCCCGACCGCAATCGAGCTGGCCGAGCGCCTGGCGCAGTATGCGCCCGGCGACCTGAACCGGGTCTTCTTCACCACCGGTGGCACCGAGGCCGTCGAGACCGCGTGGAAATTGGCCAAGCAGTATTTCAAGCTCACCGGCAAACCCGGTAAACACAAGGTGATTTCGCGTGCGATCGCCTACCACGGAACCACCCAGGGCGCGCTCGCAATCACCGGCCTGCCGCGCTTCAAGGCGCCGTTCGAACCGGTCACGCCGGGCGGCTTCCGGGTGCCCAACACGAACTTCTACCGCGCGCCCGAACCCTTCGGTACCGACGCAAAAGCCTTCGGGCAGTGGGCCGCCAACCGGGTCGCGGAGGCAATCGAGTTCGAGGGACCCGAGACCGTGGCCGCGGTGTTCCTGGAACCGGTGCAGAACGCCGGCGGCAGCATCCCCGCTCCCCCAGGCTATTTCGAGCGGGTCCGGGAGATCTGCGACACCTACGACGTGCTGCTGGTCTCCGACGAGGTGATCTGCGCGTTCGGCCGGATCGGCTCGATGTTCGCCTGCGACGACATCGGCTACGTGCCCGACATGATCACCTGCGCCAAGGGCATGACGTCGGGCTACTCGCCGATCGGCGCGATGATCGCCAGCGAGCGGTTGTTCGAGCCGTTCAACGACGGCGAGACGATGTTCCCGCACGGGTATACCTTTGGCGGCCACCCGGTTTCGGCTGCCGTCGGGCTGGCCAACCTCGACATCTTCGAGCGCGAGGGCATCAACGACCACGTCAAAACCAACGCGCCCGTGTTCCGCGCCACCCTGGAGAAACTGTACGACCTGCCGATCGTCGGCGACGTCCGCGGCGAGGGCTTCTTCTACGGCGTCGAGCTGGTCAAGGACCAGGCGACCAAGCAAACCTTCTCCGAGACCGAACGACGCTCGCTGCTGGGCCAGGTGTCGTCGGCCCTGTTCGAAGCCGGGTTGTATTGCCGCACCGATGATCGCGGCGATTCCGTCGTCCAGCTGGCGCCGCCGCTGATCAGCGGTCAGGCCGAGTTCGACACCATCGAATCGATCCTGCGCGGCGTGCTCAGCGAGGCGTACACGCGGCTCTAG
- the sdhA gene encoding succinate dehydrogenase flavoprotein subunit, producing MIQHHKYDVVIVGAGGAGMRAAVEAGPRVRTAVLTKLYPTRSHTGAAQGGMCAALANVEDDNWEWHTFDTVKGGDYLADQDAVEIMCKEAIDAVLDLEKMGMPFNRTPEGRIDQRRFGGHTRDHGKAPVRRACYAADRTGHMILQTLYQNCVKHDVQFFNEFYALDLVLTQTPSGPVATGVVAYELATGRIHVFHAKAIVLATGGSGRMYKTTSNAHTLTGDGIGIVFRKGLPLEDMEFHQFHPTGLAGLGILISEAVRGEGGRLLNGEGERFMERYAPTIVDLAPRDIVARSMVLEVLEGRGAGPHKDYVYIDVRHLGEDVLESKLPDITEFARTYLGVDPVKELVPVYPTCHYVMGGIPTTVTGQVLRDNTSTVPGLYAAGECACVSVHGANRLGTNSLLDINVFGRRAGIAAAGYAQGHDFVDMPPEPEAMVIGWVADILSEHGNERVADIRGALQQTMDNNAAVFRTEETLKQALTDIHALKERYSRITVHDKGKRFNSDLLEAIELGFLLELAEVTVVGALNRKESRGGHAREDYPNRDDVNYMRHTMAYKQSSELLSDIALDFKPVVQTRYEPKERKY from the coding sequence ATGATCCAGCATCACAAATACGACGTGGTGATCGTCGGCGCGGGCGGTGCCGGAATGCGGGCGGCCGTCGAGGCCGGACCCCGGGTTCGCACCGCGGTGCTGACCAAGCTCTACCCCACGCGTAGCCACACCGGCGCCGCGCAGGGCGGCATGTGCGCCGCGCTGGCCAACGTCGAGGACGACAACTGGGAGTGGCACACCTTCGACACCGTCAAGGGCGGTGACTATCTCGCGGATCAGGACGCCGTCGAGATTATGTGCAAGGAAGCCATCGACGCGGTGCTCGACCTGGAGAAAATGGGGATGCCGTTCAACCGCACCCCCGAGGGCCGGATCGACCAGCGCCGCTTCGGCGGTCACACCCGCGACCACGGCAAGGCCCCGGTACGCCGGGCCTGCTACGCCGCGGACCGCACCGGCCACATGATCCTGCAGACGCTCTACCAAAACTGCGTCAAGCACGACGTGCAGTTCTTCAACGAGTTCTACGCGCTCGACCTGGTACTCACTCAGACGCCGAGCGGCCCGGTGGCCACCGGCGTGGTCGCCTACGAGCTGGCCACCGGCCGTATCCACGTCTTCCACGCCAAGGCCATCGTGCTCGCGACCGGCGGCTCGGGCCGCATGTACAAGACGACCTCCAACGCGCACACGCTGACCGGCGACGGCATCGGCATCGTGTTCCGCAAGGGACTTCCGTTGGAGGACATGGAGTTTCACCAGTTCCACCCGACGGGTCTGGCCGGGCTGGGCATCTTGATCTCCGAGGCGGTGCGCGGCGAGGGCGGTCGGTTGCTCAACGGCGAGGGCGAGCGCTTCATGGAGCGCTATGCCCCGACGATCGTCGACCTGGCGCCCCGCGACATCGTGGCCCGCTCGATGGTGCTGGAGGTCCTGGAGGGCCGCGGCGCCGGTCCGCACAAGGACTACGTCTACATCGACGTCCGCCACCTGGGCGAGGACGTGCTGGAATCCAAGCTGCCCGACATCACCGAGTTCGCCCGCACCTATCTGGGCGTGGACCCGGTCAAGGAGCTGGTGCCGGTCTACCCCACCTGCCACTACGTGATGGGCGGCATCCCCACCACCGTTACCGGACAGGTGTTGCGGGACAACACATCTACCGTCCCGGGCCTGTACGCGGCCGGTGAGTGCGCGTGCGTGTCGGTGCACGGCGCCAACCGGCTGGGCACCAACTCACTGCTGGACATCAACGTCTTCGGCCGCCGCGCCGGCATCGCCGCGGCCGGCTACGCGCAGGGCCACGACTTCGTCGACATGCCACCGGAACCCGAGGCGATGGTGATCGGCTGGGTGGCCGACATTCTGTCCGAGCACGGCAACGAGCGCGTCGCCGACATCCGTGGCGCCCTGCAGCAGACGATGGACAACAACGCCGCGGTGTTCCGCACCGAGGAGACACTTAAGCAGGCGCTCACCGACATTCACGCGCTCAAGGAGCGCTACTCCCGAATCACCGTGCACGACAAAGGGAAACGATTCAACAGTGACTTGCTGGAAGCCATCGAGCTGGGCTTCTTGCTGGAGCTGGCCGAAGTCACGGTCGTCGGCGCCTTGAATCGCAAGGAGTCCCGCGGTGGCCACGCCCGGGAGGATTACCCGAACCGCGACGACGTCAACTACATGCGCCACACGATGGCCTACAAGCAGAGCAGCGAGCTGTTGAGTGACATCGCGCTCGACTTCAAACCCGTCGTGCAGACGCGCTACGAACCCAAGGAGCGGAAGTACTGA
- a CDS encoding succinate dehydrogenase iron-sulfur subunit, translating into MSVEAPDAPEALPGEPPLPQVPDGAVMVTCKIARFNPDDPDAFAETGGWQSFRVPCLPSDRLLNLLIYIKGYLDGTLTFRRSCAHGVCGSDAMRINGVNRLACKVLMRDLLPKKSGKALTITVEPIRGLPVEKDLVVDMEPFFDAYRAVKPYLITTGNPPTRERIQSPTDRARYDDTTKCILCACCTTSCPVFWSEGTYFGPAAIVNAHRFIFDSRDEAAGERLDILNEVDGVWRCRTTFNCTESCPRGIQVTKAIQEVKRALMFSR; encoded by the coding sequence ATGTCTGTCGAAGCACCTGACGCACCAGAGGCCCTGCCCGGGGAGCCGCCCCTGCCGCAGGTTCCGGACGGCGCGGTGATGGTGACGTGCAAGATCGCCAGGTTCAACCCGGACGACCCCGATGCGTTCGCGGAAACCGGTGGCTGGCAAAGCTTTCGGGTTCCTTGCTTGCCCAGCGACCGGTTGCTCAACCTGCTGATCTACATCAAGGGCTACCTGGACGGCACGCTCACCTTCCGGCGATCCTGCGCCCACGGCGTGTGCGGATCCGACGCGATGCGGATCAACGGCGTCAACCGGCTGGCTTGCAAGGTGCTGATGCGCGACCTGCTGCCCAAAAAGTCGGGCAAGGCGCTGACCATCACGGTCGAACCGATCCGCGGGCTGCCGGTGGAGAAGGACCTGGTGGTCGACATGGAGCCGTTCTTCGACGCCTACCGCGCGGTGAAGCCTTACTTGATCACCACCGGCAACCCGCCGACCCGGGAGCGGATCCAAAGCCCGACCGACCGGGCCCGCTACGACGACACCACCAAATGCATCCTGTGCGCGTGCTGCACCACCAGTTGCCCGGTTTTCTGGAGCGAGGGCACCTACTTCGGCCCCGCCGCGATCGTCAACGCGCATCGGTTCATCTTCGACAGCCGCGACGAGGCCGCCGGTGAGCGCCTCGACATTCTCAACGAGGTCGACGGCGTGTGGCGCTGCCGCACCACGTTCAACTGCACGGAGTCCTGCCCGCGTGGCATTCAGGTCACGAAGGCGATCCAGGAGGTCAAGCGCGCGCTGATGTTCTCGCGCTGA